CCGAAGGCAAGCATTCTCTCGAGCCGAAGGAGATCAAGTACGCCTTCGAGATCCAGGACGCGGGCAAGCTCGGCGACACCGCCTTGCTGGCCAAGTACGCCGCCAAGGTGGACCAGACGCTCGAGGGCATGAGCAAGGACGACCAGCCGAACACGCGCGTGCTCGACCGCAAGATCACCTTGCCCGCCAAGGAGAGCACCTACACCAACATCGAAGGCCTGATGAACCACTTCGAGCTCGTGATGTGGTCCTGGGGCGTGAAGATCCCGCCGTCGGAGACCTATTTCGCCGTCGAGGGCGGCAACGGCGAGCTGGGCTTCCACATCGTCAGCGACGGCGGCGACGGGCCCTACCGCGTGCGCTGCCGCCCGCCGTGCCTGTTCCCGATGTCGGCGATGAAGAAGCTCCTGATCGGCGCCCAGATCGCCGACGTGATCCCGACCTTCGGCTCGATCAACATGATCGCCGGGGAGCTCGACCGATGAGCAAAGTGGATTTGAAGTCTCCGTTCACGCCGGAGCAGGAGAAGGTCCTCCTGGGTTGGACGAAGAAATATCCCTACACGAATCTCGGCCTCATCGAGGCGCTGCGGTCCGTCCAGGACTGGCACCGCATGATCACGCCGGAGGCGGCGTCCCGGGTCGCGGACATCTTCTCTTTGCCGTTCAATCACGTCTGGGGCGTGGCCACCTTCTTCCCGACCTTCACGCGCTGGAAGACGGGCGAGAAGCGCGTCGGCGTCTGCCACGGGCTCTCGTGCTACCTCAAGGGCTCCGATAAGGCGGAGAAGTGCCTGGAGAAGACCTTGGGCGTGCCCAAGAAGCAGGCCACGCCCGACGGGAAGCTCTCCTGGGAGACGATGGAGTGCCTCGGCGCCTGCGAGCAGGCCCCGGCCCTCCTGGTCAACGACCGATTGGTGGGGCCGGCGACCGAGGAAGCGATCGCGAAGCTGAAGGATCTCAAATGACCAAGATCCTGACGAAGCACTTCGACGAGCCCAAGCTCCACGAGCTGGAGACCTATCGCCGCCTCGGCGGCTACGAGGCCCTCAAGAAGGCCCTCGGCATGGAGCGCAAGGCGCTCCAGGAAGAGGTGGTGAAGTCCAACCTGCGCGGCCTCGGCGGCGCGGGCTTCCCGGTCGGCTTCAAGTGGAGCACGGTGCCGCCCGAGGACAAGGTCCCGGGGCCGCGCTACGTCGTCGTCAACTGCGACGAGTCCGAGCCCGGCTGCTTCAAGGACCGCGTCCTGGTCACTCGCGCGCCGCATCAGCTCCTCGAGGGCCTGCTGATTGCCTCCTACGTGGTCGGAAGCAAGGATTCGTTCATCTTCATCCGCGGCGAGTACCAGAACCAGTACGACATACTGGAGAAAGCCGTCGCCGAGGCGAAAGCCGCCGGGCTGCTCGGGGACGTCAACATCCATCTCATGCGCGGCGCCGGCGCCTACATCTCCGGCCTCGACACCGCTTTGCTCGAGACCATGGAGGGCAAGAAGGCCTGGCCGCGCCAGCCTCCGCCCTTCCCGACCGTCGCCGGCCTGATGGGCAAGCCCACGGTCGTCAACAACGTCGAGACCCTGTCGATGCTCCCCTTCATCGTGCGCGAGGGCGGCGAGGCCTTCGCCAAGATCGGCTCCGCCAAGAACGGCGGCACCGTCCTGTTCTCCATCTCCGGCCACGTCGAGAAGGAAGGCGTCTATGAAGTCCCCATGGGCACCAAGCTGCGCGACGTCCTGGCGCTCGCCGGCGGCGTGAAGGGGGGCAAGAAGCTCAAGGCCGTCATCCCCGGCGGCACCTCGATGCCGCCCCTGCTCGAGAAGGACCTCGACGTCGCCCTCGACTTCGACGCGATCAAGGCGGCCGGGACCATGCTCGGCGCGGGCGGCATGATCGTTTTAGACGAAACGGTCGACGCCGTGGAAGTCGCGCACAACATCGAGCGCTTCCTGACGCACGAGTCCTGCGGGCAGTGCACGCCGTGCCGCGAGGGCTCGAACTGGTCGGAGCGCATCTTGGAGCGCATGCTCGAGGGCAAGGGCGAGAAGGGCGACACGGAGAACCTCGCGCGCGTGGGCGAGAACATCACGGGCAAGGTCATCTGCGCGCTCGGCGACACGGTCGGGATGGTCACGCGCGCGTGGACCTCGAAGTTCCCGGACGATTTCAAGAAGCGGGTGCCGAACAATGGGTAAAACGGTCAAGTACAAGCTGAACGGGGTCGAGCGCGAGGCCGAGGAGGGCAAGCTCGTCATCGAGGCCGCCAAGGACGTCGGCGTGGAGATCCCGCACTACTGCTACCACCCGGCGCTGGGCAACCCCGGCAACTGCCGCATGTGCATCGTCGAGGTCGCGGGCGCGCCCAAGCCCCAGGTCTCCTGCCGCACGAGCGTGCGCGAGGGCCTCGACGTCAAGACCGACTCCGACCTGGTCAAGCGCGCGCAGGCTTCCGCGCTGGAGCTCCATCTCGTCAACCACCCGCTCGACTGCCCGGTCTGCGACCAGAGCGGCGAGTGCGGTCTTCAGGACTATTACATGAAGATCGGCCAGTACCAGAGCGCGGTGCGCGAGGACAAGGAGCACAAGGGCAAGCGCATCGCCGCCGGCCCCCACATCATGCTCGACCAGGAGCGCTGCGTCCTGTGCACGCGCTGCACCCGCTTCGTCGACAACGTGACCAAGACCCACGAGCTCGGCATATTCGGCATGGGCCACTCGGAGAAGATCGAGGTCACGCCCGGCATGACCCTCGACAACGCCTACTCGGGCAACGTCGCGGACATCTGCCCCGTCGGCGCGCTCACCGACCGCGACTTCCGCTACAAGGTCCGCGTCTGGTACCTCGACAAGACCGACTCGATCTGCCCCGGCTGCGCGCGCGGCTGCAACATCTCCGTGCACACGAACACCGCGCGCCCCTGGCACAACGACGGCAAGCGCGTGGCGCGCCTGAAGCCTCGCGTGAACATGGACGTCAACGGCCACTGGATGTGCGACGACGGGCGCTACGGCTTCGGCAATCTCGACACCGACCGCCTCGGCAAGGTCTTGAGGCTCCGGCCCGAGAAGGCCGAGCTGTCGTGGTTCGACATGGCGAGCGAGCTCGCCGCGCTGCTGAAGAAGGACGGCCTCGCGGTCGTCGCCTCGGGGATGCTTTCCAACGAGGACTGGGCCGCGTACAAGGCCCTGTTCGTCGACACCCTTAAGCTCCAGGACCATTACTTCTCCGCCGAGCCGGACCAGATCGGCGTCGAAGACGCTCTTCTCCGGAGAAAGGAGAAGGTCCCCAACCTGAAGGGCGCCGAGAACCTCGGCCTCAAGAGCGGGTCGTTCGATGAACTGGCCAAGAGTCTGGAGTCGGGAAAGATCAAAACGTTGTACGTGATCGAACGCGACCTCTCCAAGGTGTGGGGGGACAAGGCGGCGTCGTTGCTGGCCAAAGCGAGCGTCTCGATCCTCCAGGGCCCCAACAAGTACGCCTTGGGGGATTCGTTCACCTACCGCCTGCCGGCGACCGCCTACGTCGAGGAAGACGGGCATTTCACCAACTTCGAGGGCAAGGTGGGGACCTACTTCAAGGCGCTGTCTCCCATCGGCGACGCCCGCCCGGACTGGGCCGTCTTCGGCCTCCTGCAGAAGGCCCTGAGCGGCGCGAAGACCCCGGAGGCCGTGGCGTGACCTTCCCGCTTCCGCTGAACGACGTCGTCTTCGCTGTCGCGAAGATTCTTTTCTCGATACTCGGCGTGGGCCTGAGCATCGCGGGCTTCCTCGGCTGGGTCGAGCGCAAGCAGAGCGCGGTGATGCAGGACCGCATCGGCGCCAACCGGGCGTCGATCTTCGGCTTCACCGTTCTCGGCCTCTTCCACCCGATCGCCGACGCGATCAAGCTGCTCACGAAGGAGGACTTCGTGCCGAAGGGCGCGCGCAAGCCGCTGCACGGCCTGGCGCCGATCATCTCGCTGGGCTGCGGCATGTTCTGCCTCGCGGCCCTTCCCTACGGCGGCGTCGTGGACTACGCCGGGCGCGCCTGGGACCTGACGCCGATCGCCCTGCCGATGGGCGTGCCGCTCGTGCTGGCCGCGCTCGCCTTCGGCGTGCACGGCATCGTGATGGCCGGCTACGCCTCGGGCTCCAATTACGGCCTGCTCGGCGCCATGCGCGGCGCGGCCCAGATGATCGCCTACGAGGTGTGCTTGGCCTCCGCGCTGGCCGGCCTTCTCTTCGTCTACGGCACGCTCGACTTCACCGAGGCCGTCCGGTGGCAGGTCTCGCACGGGGTGTGGGGGATCTTCCTCCAGCCGCTCGCCTTCATCATCTTCCTCACCGCCGGCACCGCCGTGACCAAGCGCGTCCCCTTCGACCTCCCCGAGGGCGAGAGCGAGATCGTCGGCTACCACGTCGAGTACTCGGGCATGAAGTTCGGCATGTTCATGATGACCGACTTCTTCGAGTCCATCGTGATCTGCGGCGTCATCACCGCGCTGTTCCTCGGCGGCTGGTCCATCCCTTTCGTCGATTTCCCCTCGCTGGCGGGCCGCTCCGGGCTGTGGGGCCTGTGGCCGGTGGCGGCCGGCGCCCTGATGGTGGGCAGCTCCGTCGGCAAGATACTCCTGATGCTCTTCCTCCTCATGCAGGTGCGCTGGACCTTGCCCCGCTTCCGCTTCGACCAGGTCCTCGACCTCGGCTGGAAGCATCTCCTGCCGCTGGCCCTGATCAACTTCCTCGTCACCGTGTGGGTGGTCTACTTATGGCGATAACCGTCCGGACCGTCAAGCGCCCGGAGCGCACCTTCGCGACCGAGCTCTACCTCGTCGAGATCGTCAAAGGCCTCGGCCTGACCTTCCGGCACCTGTTCGTCAACCTGTACCGGCACTCCAAGCGCGCCCTGGGTCTCAAGGGCCTGCCCGGCTCGGTCACCGTCCAGTACCCGGACGACCCCGCCGTGCTCGGCAAGCGCGCTCGCACCCGCCACCGCCTGCTCAAGCGCGACGACGGCGCCCCGCGCTGCACGGCCTGTCTCCTGTGCGAGACGATCTGCCCGGCCAAGTGCATCCGCATCACGGCCGAGAACGCGCCCGACGTGACCGTCGAGAAGCGGGCCAAGACCTTCGACATCGACCTGGGCATGTGCATCTTCTGCGGCTACTGCGTCGAGGCCTGCCCCGTGGACGCCATCCACATGGACGCCAACGAGGTGGAGCTCTCGTCCTACAACCGCAAGGACATGATCTGGAACATGCCCGAGCTCCTCGGCGACGTCCCCAAGACACCCTCCCGGCCGTGAGGGCCCGCGGCCAGGCCACCGTCGAGTACATGTTCCTCCTCTGCACGGTCCTGTGCCTGGCCCTCCTGACGGGGACCTTCCTCAACAAGTTCGGCCGCGACCTCCTGGATGACATCGCCCTGAAGGTCCTCGACGCCGCGATCACCCTCGCGATGCCGTAACCTTTCGTTCGCCGTTTGTTGGGGCGCGGCGCCTCTCCCCAGCGGCTACACTATCGGCATGAGCACGCGAGACATGACGTTGGGCGGGGTCTGGGGCCTCAACCTCCTGGCGATCTGCGCCTCCAACTTCAACGAGGTCAGGCATTGCCTGGCGGTCCTGGTCCTCTACTCCGCGACGTACTTCCTGTTCGCGCCGCTGCACGCGCTGATCCTGCTGTGCGTGTGGGCGGCCTACTCCCTCGAGAGGGGGGACTCCCCGCTGACCGAGGGCTGCGCGGCGCGGGCGGCCGTGCGCGTGGTCTGCGCGGAGACCGTCCTGTTCTGGGCGCTGTATTGGGGCATGGTGTTCGAGATCCTGCCGCTGCACATGCGGGTGTAGGCGGGCCCTAGCGAGGCGGCGCTTCTTCCGCTATACTGGCCCGGTCATGCCTCCCGGCTTCAAGCCCATAGCCGTCGCCGACATCATGGACATGCTCCTCGTGGGCACGCTCGTGTACGGCATCATGCTGTGGTTCAAGCGCACGAAGGCCGCGTTCGTGGCCCTGGGGCTCCTGTTGCTGGTCGTCGTGTACACGGTGGCCTTCGTCTCGGGCATGTACATGACCGTGCGTATTTTCCAAGGGTTTTTCGCCGTCTTCATAGTCGCGGTGATCGTGATCTTCCAGGAGGAGATCCGCTCGATGTTCGAGCGCATCGCGATCTGGAGCCTCACCGGCGGCGTGCTGCGGGCCGCGCCGACCCACCGCCAGGTCGAGATCCTGGTGAGCTCGCTGGGCGACCTCGCGCGCGAGAACATCGGCGCGCTCGTCGTCCTGCGCGGCCTCGACCCGCTCGACCGCCACATCGAGGGCGGCTGGGACCTGAACGGCGACCTGTCCGAGGCCCTTTTAAAGAGCATCTTCGACTCCCACTCGCTGGGCCACGACGGCGCGTTCATCGTCGAGGAGGGGCGGGTGACCCGGTTCGGCGCGCAGCTCCCGCTGTCCAAGGACTTCTCCAAGATAACGAACCTCGGCACGAGGCATTCCGCGGCCCTGGGGCTGTCGGAGCGCTGCGACGCGATGTGCCTCGTCGTCAGCGAGGAGACGGGCCGGATCTCGTTCGCGCTGCGCGGGGACCTCGTGGGGGTCAAGGACCTCGAGGAGCTTCAGGACGGCATCGAGATCTTCCTGACCAAGCACCTGCCCAAGACCCCGCAGAACTACGTCTACCACTTCGTGACCGAGAACATGCGCGAGAAGGTCATCGCGACCGTCGTCTCGGTCCTGCTCTGGGTGTTCTTCGTCGGCTTCGGAGCGGGACGATGAAGCCCGGCTTCCACGCCCGGCGCCTGGTCAAGCTCCTGACCGGGAGGGGGAGGTCGCTGTCGCCGCTGACCATCCTGACGCACGACCACCCCGACCCTGACGCGCTGGCGAGCGCCTGGGCGCTGGCGCACCTCGCGCAGTCGCTGGGCAAGATCCGCACGCGCATCGTGTACGGCGGCATGATCGGCCGCGCCGAGAACCGGATGATGGCCGAGCGCCTGCTCCTGCCCGCGCGGCCGCTGCGCAAGGGCGAGCTCGCCGGCGTGCCGCACCTGGCGCTCGTGGACACCCAGCCTCCCTTCAAGAACAACCGCTGTCCCCCGCGGCGCATCCCCGACCTTATCCTCGACCACCACCCGCGCCACGCCGACACGCACTCCGACATGGCGCTGATCGACGAGAGCGTGGGAGCGACGACGACCATCCTCGTCGAGGCGCTGAAGGCCGCCGGCCTGCGCGTCCCCGGGCGCCTGGCCACCGCGATCGTCTACGGCATCGGCTCGGAGACGCAGAACCTGGGCCGCGAGGCGACCGCGCGCGACATGGAGGCTTATCAGGCCCTGTGGCCCAAGGCGAACATGAAGACGCTGTGGCGCATCTCCTATCCGCAGCGCTCCGAGGCGTTCTTCATGACCTTGGCCCACGCGGTGCGCGAGGCCTTCGTGGTCGGCCGCGTCGTCGGCGCGAACCTCGGCGAGGTCAGCACGCCCGACCGCGTGGCGCAGATGGCCGACTTCCTCCTGACTCTCGAGAAGATGCAGTGGTCCATCGTGACGGCGCGCTATCAGGGCCGCCTGCACGTGTCCTTGAGGGCCAACGACCCGGGCGCCGGGGCCGGGCGCCTGCTCAAGCGCCTGCTCG
The nucleotide sequence above comes from Elusimicrobiota bacterium. Encoded proteins:
- the nuoF gene encoding NADH-quinone oxidoreductase subunit NuoF, coding for MTKILTKHFDEPKLHELETYRRLGGYEALKKALGMERKALQEEVVKSNLRGLGGAGFPVGFKWSTVPPEDKVPGPRYVVVNCDESEPGCFKDRVLVTRAPHQLLEGLLIASYVVGSKDSFIFIRGEYQNQYDILEKAVAEAKAAGLLGDVNIHLMRGAGAYISGLDTALLETMEGKKAWPRQPPPFPTVAGLMGKPTVVNNVETLSMLPFIVREGGEAFAKIGSAKNGGTVLFSISGHVEKEGVYEVPMGTKLRDVLALAGGVKGGKKLKAVIPGGTSMPPLLEKDLDVALDFDAIKAAGTMLGAGGMIVLDETVDAVEVAHNIERFLTHESCGQCTPCREGSNWSERILERMLEGKGEKGDTENLARVGENITGKVICALGDTVGMVTRAWTSKFPDDFKKRVPNNG
- a CDS encoding NAD(P)H-dependent oxidoreductase subunit E — translated: MSKVDLKSPFTPEQEKVLLGWTKKYPYTNLGLIEALRSVQDWHRMITPEAASRVADIFSLPFNHVWGVATFFPTFTRWKTGEKRVGVCHGLSCYLKGSDKAEKCLEKTLGVPKKQATPDGKLSWETMECLGACEQAPALLVNDRLVGPATEEAIAKLKDLK
- a CDS encoding NADH-quinone oxidoreductase subunit H, whose product is MTFPLPLNDVVFAVAKILFSILGVGLSIAGFLGWVERKQSAVMQDRIGANRASIFGFTVLGLFHPIADAIKLLTKEDFVPKGARKPLHGLAPIISLGCGMFCLAALPYGGVVDYAGRAWDLTPIALPMGVPLVLAALAFGVHGIVMAGYASGSNYGLLGAMRGAAQMIAYEVCLASALAGLLFVYGTLDFTEAVRWQVSHGVWGIFLQPLAFIIFLTAGTAVTKRVPFDLPEGESEIVGYHVEYSGMKFGMFMMTDFFESIVICGVITALFLGGWSIPFVDFPSLAGRSGLWGLWPVAAGALMVGSSVGKILLMLFLLMQVRWTLPRFRFDQVLDLGWKHLLPLALINFLVTVWVVYLWR
- a CDS encoding DHH family phosphoesterase; amino-acid sequence: MKPGFHARRLVKLLTGRGRSLSPLTILTHDHPDPDALASAWALAHLAQSLGKIRTRIVYGGMIGRAENRMMAERLLLPARPLRKGELAGVPHLALVDTQPPFKNNRCPPRRIPDLILDHHPRHADTHSDMALIDESVGATTTILVEALKAAGLRVPGRLATAIVYGIGSETQNLGREATARDMEAYQALWPKANMKTLWRISYPQRSEAFFMTLAHAVREAFVVGRVVGANLGEVSTPDRVAQMADFLLTLEKMQWSIVTARYQGRLHVSLRANDPGAGAGRLLKRLLGGGNRGGGHGMIAGGSLELGADAPEQDWRAAEEKVVTEFLAYQGLNADDRRRPFRGA
- a CDS encoding (2Fe-2S)-binding protein, with amino-acid sequence MGKTVKYKLNGVEREAEEGKLVIEAAKDVGVEIPHYCYHPALGNPGNCRMCIVEVAGAPKPQVSCRTSVREGLDVKTDSDLVKRAQASALELHLVNHPLDCPVCDQSGECGLQDYYMKIGQYQSAVREDKEHKGKRIAAGPHIMLDQERCVLCTRCTRFVDNVTKTHELGIFGMGHSEKIEVTPGMTLDNAYSGNVADICPVGALTDRDFRYKVRVWYLDKTDSICPGCARGCNISVHTNTARPWHNDGKRVARLKPRVNMDVNGHWMCDDGRYGFGNLDTDRLGKVLRLRPEKAELSWFDMASELAALLKKDGLAVVASGMLSNEDWAAYKALFVDTLKLQDHYFSAEPDQIGVEDALLRRKEKVPNLKGAENLGLKSGSFDELAKSLESGKIKTLYVIERDLSKVWGDKAASLLAKASVSILQGPNKYALGDSFTYRLPATAYVEEDGHFTNFEGKVGTYFKALSPIGDARPDWAVFGLLQKALSGAKTPEAVA
- a CDS encoding NADH-quinone oxidoreductase subunit I; the encoded protein is MAITVRTVKRPERTFATELYLVEIVKGLGLTFRHLFVNLYRHSKRALGLKGLPGSVTVQYPDDPAVLGKRARTRHRLLKRDDGAPRCTACLLCETICPAKCIRITAENAPDVTVEKRAKTFDIDLGMCIFCGYCVEACPVDAIHMDANEVELSSYNRKDMIWNMPELLGDVPKTPSRP
- a CDS encoding DNA integrity scanning protein DisA nucleotide-binding domain protein, which translates into the protein MPPGFKPIAVADIMDMLLVGTLVYGIMLWFKRTKAAFVALGLLLLVVVYTVAFVSGMYMTVRIFQGFFAVFIVAVIVIFQEEIRSMFERIAIWSLTGGVLRAAPTHRQVEILVSSLGDLARENIGALVVLRGLDPLDRHIEGGWDLNGDLSEALLKSIFDSHSLGHDGAFIVEEGRVTRFGAQLPLSKDFSKITNLGTRHSAALGLSERCDAMCLVVSEETGRISFALRGDLVGVKDLEELQDGIEIFLTKHLPKTPQNYVYHFVTENMREKVIATVVSVLLWVFFVGFGAGR